Proteins encoded by one window of Megachile rotundata isolate GNS110a chromosome 10, iyMegRotu1, whole genome shotgun sequence:
- the puf gene encoding ubiquitinyl hydrolase 1 puf isoform X1, which translates to MCDVCVDFHDLLLSYDDRSSKEQDGLTILCISDMDTTLHYVNQWVQRQCMCCYREIKNFDRFIRLTQSVVLCSLQQLQLIQQNGQQTNVGKVSSKDEKEEKTDEAKAENTDYTETETQMKQNWSQQDREKLFHLLSKIFLLNFPLYIAMKHGGAINPLAPVKDEGGYCEPHDPEVPAPLIRAVSIFCHQGGFNLMSACFDMKNTLPVSLAHSMVAVICNLKLWLNYGSVIQLFIPLRSRVMKYMCRLGDKELRTPAVRTMADFMWSAVKDPIDAVLPSFDRDGLDLAFKYFTSTTLTMRLAGIAQINAHITAFNELCNSETVAEVEQVGHALAAWLTENNIIAHIFGPNLHVEVIKQSHIVLSFLAMEGRITCSDMDTMWQAAQLKHCGRPVYDLLAPLVKHLAPTPVLHLYSLLGKLEPKDHTEQSLFLASALIKFIWTAGGSGYPRGLSIKNRDILRGTSGIGGSSTSDPSGIDGSSPDEDEEEPSPAPSEGPSPRKQARRDSSDGEGPFKAKGGIGTAVVQTTLNETEDSTVDKSECLVESMKISTCSIQDMKEKQSGSDVEADTEKSNAEETVAVEKRKRKVLRKRKKPQKRSSATVDKTLEDIVNQENNTKTKDLMLDMKNRAEDVLNSTLDSGGLVSIDDPKGVDALDRAKQQAMALDSSDQQVPTTAAILRRANKHKYMSLVGHNVDRAPDSADTSHDEDDSDVAGVLAAADGPGAVISELAGLVHATGPTFLPSGLDEMLSDEEAYSYSSRISNKSEKNMADFDGEESGCEEELAQLAARHLTAIQMQAYHPHHSHPSMTIRRSVCRPPQVRSIRQTVTRVSSQFNLDTVCKPGNTLLWDLLQDDKIGQLGEGLALEAEKALCNLLCFNVDRLIPMKFIEGCLENLATNRSVVVSLRLLPKLFASFQQFGAMDAHTITTWADRERGMMKHFFNNLKTYTNTGPKNGLYSHQTEIQVRLQFLSSIFSPLGSPDCFRLSLEQVDILWQCLSQDPTCADELFSWLLSQAKSTEQHALAMDTLKHLCMRKLPSLPPETISMTGLSLFQQLCNLARLAAEHLDRPLRDVDSVGMDFLWRIALKAKSTDVSMAAIQYLNGYYMSRQLTQEAEFVSQCMTHLAAASADLETNEEASLRCIQRALLLLRTHLEAFRKRYAYHLRRWILEGRGAGSHVAMNTSEKGQQLRIFVQPAGIPEKTSFTLFSTDYVADLRAEVAKWWDDTQNNQEKSSSTTNSSQNNSSVLGSLLTDGPIRMITQGQELTIDFDEKTLQEMGFKDGQLVFISPGASRANGTGRCNKRDVDSPSLLPPPPRESLPTLLLLRPQYFEQLFTLMRTLSAMKTVVKGGQEIPHTKAQVLSRRVWDTLTLLPTSPTLLRGFQKLGEATLPELLDPASPQKLMYSLYIVESLSRRSTTSQPSIVNPTTTTNENEGDTDDNHEDKEKDVSWSTLFVQHGGLRHLFDIFMSGCLEQGDGSEWQQDCLASLLKQLCYLGVVKEDKKRSKADKLLVPKLSEAMLSMMNVEAVMSRITNILNEASLPRDPNHYKTGLFGRSQVIHYTMALLVCWVHSDETVRQYLFSSPQPFGKTWLRRLVLEDPEPAVRREVCTALYRLCLGTTGSEDDNSDSSSLIVPMLNTLLEHLVIAEAMQPSHRKPDLPLHLHPVLDDGKEPYGPACRDYFWLVCRLVDSLPEEAIKEGSDDSNVTIDLEALAIRVIDSVLNREHLETRHNTVEDDGLVGLLNLTCNIMTHNPPCKQGKIGQNLLHEVFDFLFALPNPRSKHVPKCKSQVSRSAAFDLLVELVKSAPDNYKILHEKLLAQHKPGPHSPYPWDYWPHEDGRSDCGYVGLTNLGATCYMASCMQHLYMMPQARVSILGADCNRANKHQLTLRELQRMFAYLLESERKAYNPRSFCRVYTMNHEPLNTGEQKDMAEFFIDLVSKLEEMTSDLKNLVKTLFCGVISNNVVSLDCEHVSRTLEEFYTVRCQVADMRNLYESLDEVTVKDTLEGDNMYTCSQCGKKARAEKRACFKKLPHILCFNTMRYTFNMGTMLKEKVNTHFSFPLRLDMSGYVEKKLMPQHYQEEKKASEKKKSESDCQTGLGNDEEGEMEHYQYDLIGVTVHTGTADGGHYYSFIRDRTSPNKDKWFLFNDAEVKPFDPNQIAAECFGGEMTSKTYDSVTDKFMDFSFEKTNSAYMLFYEWCADLGDQAKEEEATVSSPNGRQCSSLVYKNTNKLPPLELNKELEDWIWQDNMHFLQDKNIFEHTYFTFMWQICGYIPQTLLSVQPDITEMSADLSTSFFMETFIHAKEKPTMVQWVELLTKQFNGSAGACARFLERMAGDSWWPIQILVKCPNQMVRQMFQRLCIHVIQRLRATQAPLYLLCDEENDINTVGTRSCVTRFVRMLLSLMEHAKQHLKHLTEYFSFLYEFSKMGEEETLFLIRVQAISTMVNFYLGHKTHEFVDAVSEEEEEEEIVAVPTEKLRPASLDKMITLIATLVERSRGPDHRLALSPADLSAVAGGKGFPFLYQQTRDVINLNQTRNLIQSLCRWNDRLAIHIITMIFQAITKHTDVCQPFFKLLTLLTESSGPSGLPCMTQLILGRVWEAARVAPHGALEWLALAVTRSKLAHAWVLQGLDTWLQHFLLEHSNQRVRSAAAFLLVSLVPSTHFRQGYRSAHRLGLGCNTSRELQLSSEATLILHQIYTALLRLLQPARHYIDIQTHGTMKLTAYFALLTYCVVSKTEKLMFGQYLNDLWTLFHPKLSEPSIPVHHNKQAVLLFWYHVCSDCPENVALILHNPHITKNIAFNYILADHEDQDVVLFNRVMLPAYYGLLRLCCQQSRTFTRQLAAHQNIQWAFKNITPHPTQYSTAVDELFKLMQLLVARHPDQTEQEEAEIASFRRGTLSSYLQGLDGRSCWATLISAFRILIESDDDRLYVVYNGGLSMALEAFHMLHIMYHEATACHVAGDLAELIAIIVELVRCIRTARDGPDARNILANCKEWPDILRKLATLLNTYNPPDMRNLAIDLLKELVMLVPAEAILILAPLLSHCHAALQESHAAVPPGPYLPRRSTPPGKMPTRPARPMVQMAVPHSQLEASKGVDPEYDNALLEFYLPYHELIDVMCRLAINNDCMTDTLVNLSAMLGFEGVPLHLALFPRLWLDVHAATHIDRKHIASLLCSSYTVDYVDAVLLDERSSLGIPAIHAFFKTFFPKLANHVLTEQTCLLIDNLIKSMVAMVEAVDIQASAHRLTGDLRALALIYSSSTRLKPPSSLLPALETLLSRTRAIKVKDSNQQEVEAPTKKRKFTVNEDTETTDKELHLPIKEISEQKNVSEINVEKKDKTETNDMTSSDSGDDKTISRNTIQAENIPTSITTISSSLIDTVTSNNCTNQLRCSLTNVSWFEMLEKTIIDLQTIVQLQTKSN; encoded by the exons attttATGTGGAGTGCTGTAAAAGATCCTATTGATGCTGTTTTACCAAGTTTTGATCGTGATGGATTGGATCTagcgtttaaatattttactagtACAACTTTAACTATGCGACTAGCAGGAATAGCTCAGATAAATGCTCATATCACTGCATTCAATGAACTTTGTAATAGTGAAACTGTTGCTGAAGTGGAACAAGTGGGCCATGCACTGGCTGCTTGGTTaactgaaaataatataatagctCATATATTTGGACCAAATTTGCACGTAGAAGTTATTAAACAAAGTCACATTGTACTAAGTTTCTTAGCTATGGAAGGCAGAATTACTTGTTCAGATATGGATACTATGTGGCAAGCTGCGCAATTAAAACACTGTGGACGCCCAGTATATGATTTATTGGCACCCTTAGTAAAGCATTTGGCTCCTACTCCAGTTTTACATTTGTACTCTTTATTAGGAAAATTAGAGCCAAAGGACCACACAGAACAAAGTTTATTTCTGGCATCTGCCTTGATAAAGTTTATTTGGACAGCGGGTGGATCAGGTTATCCAAGAGGTTTGTCTATAAAAAATCGAGACATTTTAAGAGGTACTAGTGGTATTGGTGGTAGCAGTACTAGTGATCCTAGTGGTATAGATGGAAGTAGTCCAGATGAAGATGAAGAGGAACCTAGTCCTGCACCATCAGAGGGACCTTCACCAAGAAAACAAGCGAGACGTGATAGTAGTGATGGAGAAG GTCCTTTCAAAGCAAAAGGTGGTATTGGTACAGCAGTTGTGCAAACAACATTAAACGAAACAGAAGATTCTACAGTGGATAAGTCTGAATGCCTTGTTGAATcaatgaaaatttctacatgtaGTATACAAGATATGAAAGAGAAACAAAGTGGCTCAGATGTGGAAGCTGATACAGAAAAATCAAATGCAGAAGAAACCGTTGCAGttgagaaaagaaaaagaaaagtattACGGAAAAGGAAAAAGCCACAAAAGCGTTCATCAGCTACTGTGGATAAAACATTGGAAGATATTGTTAATcaagaaaataatacaaaaactaAAGATTTAATGTTGGACATGAAAAATAGAGCCGAAGATGTTTTAAATAGTACTTTGGATAGTGGCGGATTAGTTTCTATCGATGATCCAAAAGGTGTTGACGCGTTGGATCGTGCTAAGCAACAGGCGATGGCCTTAGACTCAAGTGATCAGCAAGTCCCGACAACTGCTGCAATTTTAAGAAGAGCTAATAAACACAAATATATGTCATTAGTAGGTCACAATGTGGATCGAGCTCCCGATTCTGCGGATACCTCACACGACGAAGATGACAGCGATGTAGCTGGTGTACTCGCTGCAGCAGACGGACCTGGTGCTGTTATATCTGAGCTCGCCGGTTTAGTACATGCTACAGGCCCGACGTTTCTACCTTCTGGTTTAGATGAAATGCTATCAGATGAAGAAGCGTACTCGTATAGCAGTAGAATATCGAACAAAAGTGAAAAAAATATGGCAGACTTTGATGGAGAAGAGAGTGGTTGCGAAGAAGAACTAGCACAATTAGCTGCACGTCATTTAACAGCGATACAAATGCAAGCTTATCATCCCCATCATTCTCATCCGTCAATGACGATCAGACGATCCGTTTGTCGTCCTCCACAAGTAAGAAGTATTCGGCAGACGGTAACACGAGTCAGTTCACAATTCAATTTGGACACTGTTTGCAAACCTGGAAATACATTATTGTGGGATTTGTTGCAAGATGATAAAATTGGTCAGTTAGGAGAAGGTTTAGCATTAGAAGCTGAGAAAGCTTTGTGTAACCTTCTTTGTTTCAACGTTGATCGGTTAATACCTATGAAATTCATAGAAGGTTGTTTAGAAAACTTGGCTACCAATCGTTCTGTGGTCGTATCTTTAAGATTATTGCCTAAATTATTCGCCAGTTTTCAACAATTTGGTGCAATGGATGCGCACACAATAACTACGTGGGCAGATCGTGAACGTGGAATGATGAAacacttttttaataatctaAAAACCTACACTAATACTGGGCCGAAAAATGGGTTATATTCTCATCAAACAGAAATACAAGTTCGATTACAGTTTTTATCCTCGATATTTTCACCTCTGGGTTCACCTGATTGTTTCCGTTTAAGTCTCGAACAAGTGGATATATTATGGCAATGTTTATCGCAAGATCCAACTTGTGCCGATGAACTGTTCAGTTGGTTACTCAGTCAAGCAAAATCAACGGAACAACACGCTCTCGCAATGGATACACTTAAACACTTGTGTATGCGTAAATTGCCAAGTTTGCCACCCGAAACGATTAGTATGACTGGTCTTAGTCTTTTTCAACAGTTGTGCAATTTGGCTCGTTTAGCAGCTGAACATTTGGATAGACCTCTAAGAGATGTGGATTCAGTTGGTATGGATTTCTTATGGAGAATTGCCTTGAAAGCTAAAAGCACGGATGTTAGCATGGCAGCTATACAATATTTGAACGGATATTATATGTCCAGACAATTAACCCAAGAAGCAGAATTTGTTTCACAATGTATGACGCATCTCGCCGCAGCTAGTGCCGATCTGGAAACGAATGAGGAAGCTAGTTTACGTTGCATACAAAGAGCTTTGTTATTATTGAGAACACATTTGGAAGCTTTTCGAAAGCGGTACGCCTATCATTTACGTCGCTGGATATTGGAAGGTAGAGGTGCTGGTAGCCATGTAGCTATGAATACATCAGAGAAGGGTCAGCAGTTAAGAATATTCGTACAACCTGCTGGAATTCCTGAAAAAACAAGCTTCACCCTTTTTAGTACTGACTACGTTGCTGACTTGAGAGCCGAAGTTGCTAAGTGGTGGGATGATACTCAAAATAATCAAGAAAAGTCATCGTCCACTACGAATTCAAGTCAGAATAATAGCTCAGTATTAGGGTCACTTTTAACTGATGGGCCAATTAGAATGATTACGCAAGGTCAAGAATTAACTATTGATTTCGATGAAAAAACACTGCAGGAAATGGGTTTTAAGGATGGCCAACTAGTATTCATTTCTCCTGGCGCTAGTCGAGCTAATGGTACAGGTAGATGTAATAAACGAGATGTGGATTCGCCCTCTCTTTTGCCACCACCACCTCGAGAGTCTTTACCGACCTTGTTATTATTGCGACCACAATATTTTGAACAGTTATTTACGCTGATGAGAACATTGAGTGCTATGAAAACCGTAGTTAAAGGAGGTCAAGAAATTCCACATACTAAGGCACAAGTACTTTCAAGAAGAGTTTGGGATACATTAACTTTGTTACCAACTAGTCCTACTTTATTAAGAGGTTTCCAAAAATTAGGAGAAGCTACATTGCCGGAATTGTTAGACCCTGCTAGCCCTCAGAAATTGATGTATTCTTTATATATAGTGGAATCTCTAAGTAGACGTAGTACAACAAGTCAACCTTCCATTGTGAACCCCACTACAACCACTAACGAGAACGAAGGGGACACGGACGATAACCACGAAGACAAAGAAAAAGATGTATCTTGGTCTACGTTGTTCGTTCAACACGGGGGTTTACGTCATTTGTTCGATATCTTTATGTCTGGATGTTTGGAACAGGGAGATGGTAGTGAGTGGCAGCAGGACTGTCTTGCTAGTTTGCTAAAACAACTGTGTTATTTAGGTGTCGTTAAAGAAGACAAGAAACGAAGCAAAGCAGATAAATTGCTTGTACCTAAATTGAGCGAAGCGATGCTCTCAATGATGAACGTAGAAGCCGTTATGTCACgaataacaaatatattaaacgAAGCATCTTTACCTAGAGATCCAAATCATTACAAAACAGGACTTTTTGGGAGATCCCAGGTTATCCACTATACTATGGCTCTACTAGTTTGTTGGGTACATAGCGATGAAACAGTCAGACAGTATCTTTTCTCATCTCCACAACCTTTTGGAAAGACTTGGTTAAGGAGATTAGTATTGGAAGATCCAGAACCTGCAGTGAGAAGAGAAGTTTGTACAGCATTGTACAGATTATGCTTGGGCACTACAGGATCTGAAGATGACAACTCTGATAGTTCCAGTTTGATTGTACCAATGTTAAACACATTATTAGAACATCTTGTCATTGCAGAAGCAATGCAACCTTCTCATCGTAAACCAGATTTACCATTGCACCTACATCCAGTGCTTGATGATGGAAAAGAACCATATGGACCTGCTTGCAGAGATTACTTTTGGTTGGTTTGTCGATTGGTTGATTCCCTTCCAGAAGAAGCTATCAAAGAAGGTTCAGATGATTCTAATGTAACGATAGATCTAGAAGCTCTAGCCATAAGAGTAATTGACTCTGTTTTAAACAGAGAACATCTCGAAACACGTCATAATACAGTGGAAGACGACGGTTTAGTTGGATTGTTAAATCTCACTTGCAACATTATGACGCATAACCCACCTTGTAAACAAGGAAAAATCGGGCAAAATCTACTTCACGAAGTGTTTGATTTTCTGTTTGCATTGCCGAATCCCCGATCGAAACATGTTCCAAAATGTAAAAGTCAAGTTTCCAGATCGGCAGCTTTTGATCTCTTAGTTGAACTTGTAAAATCCGCTCCCGACAATTACAAGATTCTTCATGAAAAATTGTTAGCTCAACATAAACCTGGTCCCCATTCTCCGTATCCATGGGATTACTGGCCACATGAAGATGGACGTTCCGATTGTGGATATGTGGGATTGACAAATTTAGGTGCCACCTGTTACATGGCCAGCTGTATGCAACATTTGTACATGATGCCACAAGCACGTGTTTCTATATTAGGCGCTGACTGTAATCGGGCAAATAAGCATCAACTGACCTTACGAGAACTGCAAAGAATGTTTGCCTATCTTTTAGAGTCTGAAAGGAAAGCATATAACCCTCGAAGTTTTTGTCGTGTGTACACAATGAATCACGAGCCTCTTAATACTGGAGAACAAAAGGATATGGCTGAGTTTTTCATAGACCTTGTATCTAAATTGGAAGAGATGACAtcggatttgaaaaatttggtaaaGACATTATTCTGTGGTGTGATATCTAATAATGTTGTGTCATTAGATTGTGAACATGTAAGTAGAACACTTGAAGAATTTTATACTGTTCGCTGTCAAGTGGCTGACATGAGGAACCTTTATGAAAGTTTAGATGAAGTTACAGTTAAAGATACTTTAGAAGGGGATAATATGTACACGTGTTCACAATGTGGCAAAAAGGCAAGAGCAGAAAAGAGagcatgttttaaaaaattaccaCACATACTGTGTTTTAACACAATGAGATATACGTTTAACATGGGAACCATGCTAAAAGAAAAAGTCAATACCCATTTTAGTTTTCCATTAAGGCTAGATATGTCTGGATATGTTGAGAAGAAACTTATGCCACAACATTATCAGGAAGAGAAGAAAGCGTCTGAAAAGAAAAAATCTGAAAGTGACTGTCAAACAGGGTTGGGTAATGATGAAGAAGGAGAAATGGAACATTATCAGTATGATTTAATTGGTGTAACAGTTCATACTGGTACAGCAGATGGTGGGCACTACTACAGTTTCATCAGAGATCGTACCTCTCCTAATAAAGATAAATGGTTTTTATTCAACGATGCTGAAGTTAAACCATTTGATCCCAATCAAATAGCAGCAGAATGTTTTGGAGGAGAAATGACTAGCAAGACATATGACTCTGTTACAGATAAATTCATGGATTTCAGTTTTGAGAAAACTAATTCTGCATATATGCTTTTTTATGAATGGTGCGCTGATCTCGGTGATCAAGCAAAGGAAGAGGAAGCTACGGTTTCTAGCCCCAATGGACGACAGTGTTCTTCATTAGTTTACAAAAATACTAACAAACTACCACCTTTAGAGCTGAATAAGGAGCTGGAAGATTGGATATGGCAAGACAATATGCACTTTCTACAAGATAAAAACATATTTGAACATACATACTTCACATTTATGTGGCAAATATGTGGTTACATACCACAAACATTGCTATCCGTACAGCCTGACATAACGGAGATGTCAGCAGACCTTTCAACGTCATTTTTTATGGAAACCTTCATTCACGCTAAAGAAAAACCAACTATGGTACAATGGgtggaattattaacaaaacagTTCAATGGTTCAGCTGGTGCATGTGCTAGATTTCTTGAAAGGATGGCTGGAGATTCATGGTGGCCAATTCAAATTCTAGTCAAGTGCCCTAATCAAATGGTAAGACAAATGTTCCAAAGGCTATGCATTCATGTGATACAACGATTGCGCGCTACTCAAGCACCTTTATATCTTCTTTGCGATGAAGAAAACGACATAAATACTGTCGGCACGCGATCATGCGTTACAAGATtcgtaagaatgcttttgtccCTGATGGAACACGCGAAACAACATTTAAAACACCTTACTGAATATTTCagttttttatatgaatttagcAAAATGGGCGAGGAagaaacattatttttaataaggGTACAAGCTATATCAACTATGGTGAACTTCTATCTTGGACATAAAACACACGAATTCGTTGATGCGGTtagcgaagaagaagaagaagaggaaatagTTGCCGTGCCAACAGAAAAGTTGAGACCTGCTTCTCTAGATAAAATGATAACTTTGATAGCAACTTTGGTTGAACGTAGCAGGGGACCTGATCATAG aCTAGCACTATCTCCAGCAGATCTCAGTGCTGTGGCAGGAGGTAAAGGATTTCCTTTTTTGTATCAACAAACACGAGATGTTATTAATCTCAATCAGACACGAAATTTGATACAGTCTTTATGTCGCTGGAACGATAGATtagctatacatattattaccATGATATTTCAAGCTATAACAAAACATACCGATGTATGCCAGccatttttcaaacttctaacgTTGTTAACGGAGAGTTCAGGGCCAAGTGGATTGCCTTGTATGACTCAATTAATTTTGGGTAGAGTATGGGAAGCAGCTAGAGTTGCGCCACATGGTGCATTGGAATGGCTAGCTTTAGCTGTGACAAGAAGCAAGCTTGCACATGCTTGGGTGTTACAAGGATTAGACACCTGGCTACAACATTTTTTATTGGAACATTCAAATCAAAGAGTTCGCTCCGCAGCTGCTTTTCTCCTTGTATCGCTGGTTCCATCGACTCATTTTAGACAGGGTTATCGCAGTGCTCATAGATTAGGTTTAGGATGCAATACGTCTAGAGAACTACAACTATCATCGGAAGCCACGTTAATTTTACATCAAATATACACAGCGCTTTTAAGATTATTACAACCCGCAAGACATTATATCGATATACAAACTCATGGTACAATGAAACTCACTGCCTATTTTGCATTGCTCACGTATTGTGTTGTGTCCAAGACAGAGAAATTAATG TTTGGACAATATCTGAATGATTTATGGACACTTTTTCATCCAAAACTTTCTGAGCCTAGCATTCCAGTGCATCATAATAAACAAGCTGTATTACTGTTTTGGTATCACGTTTGTTCTGATTGTCCAGAAAATGTTGCTCTCATACTTCATAATCCACACATAActaaaaatattgcatttaaCTATATATT AGCTGATCACGAGGACCAGGATGTAGTATTATTTAATAGAGTAATGTTACCCGCTTACTACGGCTTATTACGACTTTGCTGTCAACAATCACGTACTTTTACAAGACAATTAGCTGCACATCAAAATATTCAATGGGCATTCAAAAATATTACACCTCATCCTACTCAGTATTCGACT GCAGtggatgaattatttaaattaatgcaATTATTAGTTGCAAGACATCCCGATCAAACAGAACAAGAGGAAGCTGAGATTGCATCATTTAGAAGAGGAACGTTATCATCGTACTTACAAGGACTAGACGGGAGATCCTGTTGGGCTACACTTATTTCTGCATTTCG CATCCTTATCGAATCAGACGATGATCGCCTCTACGTTGTATATAACGGAGGATTAAGTATGGCTTTGGAAGCATTTCATATGTTGCATATCATGTATCATGAAGCAACAGCGTGTCACGTTGCTGGGGACTTAGCTGAATTAATAGCGATTATCGTGGAACTGGTACGATGTATCAGAACTGCCAGGGATGGACCCGATGCAAGAAACATATTAGCGAATTGCAAAGAATGGCCGGATATTTTACGAAAATTGGCAACGTTATTAAATACGTATAATCCTCCAGATATGCGAAATCTTGCTATAGATCTTCTGAAGGAACTCGTGATGCTTGTTCCTGCtgaagcaatattaattttagcaCCATTGCTATCACACTGCCATGCAGCTCTTCAAGAGTCTCATGCTGCTGTTCCGCCTGGTCCATATCTTCCACGAAGATCTACTCCTCCAGGAAAAATGCCTACGCGACCCGCCAGACCGATGGTTCAAATGGCAGTGCCACATTCGCAGCTGGAGGCATCGAAAGGAGTAGATCCAGAATATGATAATGCTTTGCTTGAATTTTATTTACCATATCATGAACTCATTGATGTAATGTGCAGATTAGCAATCaataacgattgtatgactgatacATTAGTTAATTTGAGCGCTATGTTAGGATTCGAAG GTGTTCCATTGCACTTAGCTTTGTTCCCTAGATTATGGTTAGACGTTCATGCTGCTACACACATAGACAGAAAACATATTGCATCCCTTCTTTGTTCTTCCTATACGGTGGATTACGTAGATGCTGTGTTACTAGATGAAAGATCTTCATTAGGAATACCAGCAATTCATGCCTTTTTTAAGACTTTCTTTCCTAAACTTGCTAACCACGTATTAACCGAGCAAACTTGTTTACTTATCGATAACTTAATTAAGTCGATGGTGGCAATGGTGGAAGCTGTAGATATTCAAGCGTCTGCGCACCGATTAACCGGGGATTTAAGAGCGTTGGCTCTTATCTATAGTAGTAGTACAAGACTGAAACCGCCAAGTAGTTTGTTACCAGCTTTAGAAACGCTACTATCTCGAACTAGGGCCATTAAAGTAAAAGATTCCAATCAACAGGAAGTAGAAGCTCCTACGAAGAAACGCAAATTCACCGTTAACGAGGATACCGAGACAACCGACAAAGAACTACATTTACCGATAAAAGAAATTAGTGAACAGAAAAATGTTTCCGAGATCAACGTTGAGAAGAAAGATAAAACCGAAACGAATGATATGACTTCTTCCGATTCTGGAGATGATAAAACCATATCAAGAAATACTATTCAAGCAGAAAATATTCCTACCAGTATCACCACGATATCCTCCAGTCTGATCGACACCGTGACGAGTAACAATTGTACGAATCAATTACGATGTTCGTTAACTAACGTTTCTTGGTTCGAAATGTTGGAAAAGACTATCATCGATCTGCAAACTATTGTGCAATTACAAACAAAAAGTAACTAA